One genomic region from Actinocatenispora thailandica encodes:
- the infA gene encoding translation initiation factor IF-1: MPKKDGAIEIEGRVVEPLPNAMFRVELTNGHRVLAHISGKMRQHYIRILPEDRVVVELSPYDLTRGRIVYRYK; this comes from the coding sequence ATGCCGAAAAAGGACGGCGCCATCGAGATCGAGGGCCGTGTCGTCGAGCCCCTGCCGAACGCGATGTTCCGCGTGGAGCTCACCAACGGTCACCGGGTGTTGGCACACATCAGCGGCAAGATGCGGCAGCACTACATTCGCATCCTGCCGGAAGACCGAGTCGTCGTGGAGCTCTCTCCCTACGACCTGACTCGGGGTCGCATCGTCTACCGCTACAAGTAG
- the rpsD gene encoding 30S ribosomal protein S4, translating into MARYTGADCRRCRREKMKLYLKGSKCEGPKCPLESRPYPPGQHGRGRLKETEYLLQLREKQKAKRVYGVLEKQFVRYYDEANRQKGKTGEALLQLLEMRLDNVLYRAGYAKSRDMARQLIRHGHIVVNGRKVDIPSYQVSEHDIVEVREKSRELTPFVVARAEAGEKTVPAWLEAIPGQMKVLIHSTPARQVIDTPVQEQLIVEYYSK; encoded by the coding sequence ATGGCTCGTTACACAGGCGCGGACTGCCGCCGGTGCCGTCGCGAGAAGATGAAGCTGTACCTCAAGGGCAGCAAGTGCGAGGGCCCGAAGTGCCCGCTGGAGTCGCGTCCCTACCCGCCCGGCCAGCACGGCCGCGGTCGGCTCAAGGAGACCGAGTACCTGCTCCAGCTGCGTGAGAAGCAGAAGGCCAAGCGGGTCTACGGCGTGCTCGAGAAGCAGTTCGTCCGGTACTACGACGAGGCGAACCGGCAGAAGGGCAAGACCGGTGAGGCGCTGCTGCAGCTGCTGGAGATGCGGCTGGACAACGTGCTCTACCGGGCCGGTTACGCGAAGTCGCGCGACATGGCCCGCCAGCTGATCCGGCACGGCCACATCGTGGTGAACGGCCGCAAGGTCGACATCCCGTCGTACCAGGTCTCCGAGCACGACATCGTCGAGGTCCGGGAGAAGTCCCGCGAGCTGACGCCGTTCGTGGTCGCGCGGGCCGAGGCCGGCGAGAAGACGGTCCCGGCGTGGCTGGAGGCCATCCCCGGCCAGATGAAGGTTCTGATCCACTCGACGCCGGCCCGGCAGGTCATCGACACGCCGGTGCAGGAGCAGCTCATCGTCGAGTACTACTCGAAGTAA
- a CDS encoding DNA-directed RNA polymerase subunit alpha has product MLITQRPSLSEESIVENRSRFTIEPLEPGFGYTLGNSLRRTLLSSIPGAAVTSIKIDGVLHEFTTIPGVKEDVVDLVLNIKELTVSSEHDEPVTMYLRKQGPGPVTAGDIQPPAGVEVHNPDLHLATLNDKGRLDMELVVERGRGYVTAAQNKQQGQEIGRIPVDSIYSPVLKVSYRVEATRVEQRTDFDKLILDVETKNSISPRTALASAGSTLVELFGLARELDEAAEGIDIGPSPQDAQLAADLALPIEELDLTVRSYNCLKREGINSVGELLSRTEADLLDIRNFGQKSIDEVKMKLAGMGLGLKDQAPGFDPASVAESFAEPDYDGNDYRETEQL; this is encoded by the coding sequence GTGCTCATCACCCAGCGGCCGTCGCTGTCCGAGGAGTCGATCGTCGAGAACCGCTCGCGGTTCACGATCGAGCCGTTGGAGCCCGGCTTCGGGTACACCCTCGGCAACTCGCTGCGGCGTACCCTGCTCAGCTCGATTCCCGGCGCCGCCGTCACCAGCATCAAGATCGACGGCGTGCTGCACGAGTTCACGACGATCCCCGGTGTCAAGGAGGACGTCGTCGACCTGGTGCTGAACATCAAGGAGCTGACCGTCAGCTCCGAGCACGACGAGCCGGTCACCATGTACCTGCGCAAGCAGGGCCCCGGCCCGGTCACCGCGGGCGACATCCAGCCGCCGGCCGGCGTCGAGGTGCACAACCCGGACCTGCACCTGGCCACCCTGAACGACAAGGGTCGGCTGGACATGGAGCTGGTCGTCGAGCGTGGCCGCGGGTACGTGACCGCGGCGCAGAACAAGCAGCAGGGTCAGGAGATCGGTCGGATCCCGGTCGACTCGATCTACTCGCCGGTGCTGAAGGTCAGCTACCGGGTCGAGGCCACTCGTGTCGAGCAGCGCACCGACTTCGACAAGCTGATCCTGGACGTCGAGACGAAGAACTCGATCTCGCCGCGTACCGCGCTGGCGTCCGCCGGTTCGACCCTGGTCGAGCTGTTCGGGCTGGCCCGCGAGCTGGACGAGGCGGCCGAGGGCATCGACATCGGCCCGTCGCCGCAGGACGCGCAGCTCGCGGCCGACCTGGCGCTGCCGATCGAGGAGCTGGACCTGACCGTCCGGTCGTACAACTGCCTCAAGCGCGAGGGCATCAACAGCGTCGGTGAGCTGCTGTCCCGGACCGAGGCCGACCTGCTGGACATCCGGAACTTCGGTCAGAAGTCGATCGACGAGGTCAAGATGAAGCTGGCCGGTATGGGGCTGGGCCTGAAGGACCAGGCTCCCGGGTTCGACCCCGCCAGCGTCGCGGAGAGCTTCGCCGAGCCGGACTACGACGGCAACGACTACCGCGAGACCGAGCAGCTGTAG
- the map gene encoding type I methionyl aminopeptidase: MRTTLFAKQQIQLKTPEQIQMMRRAGLLVADTLAKVRAAVAPGVSTAELDELAEENIRANGGIPNFKGYYGYPATICASVNDQVVHAIPSRKKVLAEGDIISIDAGAIIAGWHGDSAITVPVGAVDPALLRMIEVAEDAMWAGIAAAGTGKKLTDISAAVERTVRAGGSYGIVEGYGGHGIGTEMHQDPHILNYGKPGRGPKLVTGMALAIEPMITMGSADVVEQDDQWTVVTVDGSRAAHVEHSVALCDDGLWVLTAVDGGRARLGSLASARADSDG, encoded by the coding sequence GTGAGGACCACTTTGTTCGCCAAGCAGCAGATCCAGCTCAAGACGCCGGAACAGATCCAGATGATGCGGCGGGCCGGTCTGCTCGTCGCGGACACGCTGGCGAAGGTCCGGGCCGCGGTGGCGCCCGGGGTGTCGACCGCGGAGCTGGACGAGCTGGCCGAGGAGAACATCCGGGCCAACGGCGGGATCCCGAACTTCAAGGGCTACTACGGCTATCCGGCGACGATCTGTGCGTCGGTCAACGACCAGGTCGTGCACGCGATCCCGAGCCGCAAGAAGGTGCTGGCCGAAGGCGACATCATCTCGATCGACGCCGGCGCGATCATCGCCGGCTGGCACGGCGACTCGGCGATCACCGTACCGGTGGGTGCGGTCGATCCGGCGCTGCTGCGGATGATCGAGGTCGCCGAGGACGCGATGTGGGCCGGCATCGCCGCCGCCGGTACCGGGAAGAAGCTCACCGACATCTCCGCCGCGGTGGAGCGCACCGTTCGTGCCGGTGGTTCGTACGGCATCGTCGAGGGGTACGGCGGGCACGGCATCGGCACCGAGATGCACCAGGATCCGCACATCCTCAACTACGGCAAGCCGGGGCGCGGCCCGAAGCTCGTGACCGGGATGGCGCTGGCCATCGAACCGATGATCACGATGGGTTCGGCGGACGTGGTGGAGCAGGACGACCAGTGGACGGTGGTGACCGTCGACGGGTCCCGGGCCGCGCACGTCGAGCATTCGGTGGCGCTGTGCGACGACGGCCTGTGGGTGTTGACCGCGGTCGACGGGGGCCGGGCCCGGCTGGGGTCGCTGGCCTCCGCCCGCGCCGATTCGGACGGCTGA
- a CDS encoding adenylate kinase: MRLVLVGPPGAGKGTQAEFIAAHLSAPKISTGDILRANVAEGTELGREAKGYMDSGELVPDQVVINMVRDRLAEPDAEDGFLLDGFPRTVPQAQELDKMLADLGTGLDLVLELVVEEEEVIRRLSGRRTCRGCGKIWHVEFDPPAVDGVCDRCGGELFQRDDDKPETIAERLRVYARDTQPLVAYYGAQGKLVGLDAVGPVEDVTQRAYDALASYGG; the protein is encoded by the coding sequence ATGAGGTTGGTGCTGGTGGGTCCGCCCGGGGCGGGCAAGGGGACCCAGGCCGAGTTCATCGCCGCGCACCTGTCGGCGCCGAAGATCTCCACCGGTGACATCCTGCGGGCCAACGTCGCCGAGGGCACCGAGCTGGGCCGCGAGGCCAAGGGCTACATGGACTCCGGCGAGCTGGTCCCCGACCAGGTCGTGATCAACATGGTGCGGGATCGGCTGGCCGAGCCGGACGCCGAGGACGGGTTCCTGCTGGACGGCTTCCCGCGCACGGTGCCGCAGGCGCAGGAGCTGGACAAGATGCTCGCCGACCTGGGTACCGGCCTCGACCTGGTGCTGGAGCTGGTGGTCGAGGAGGAAGAGGTGATCCGGCGGCTCTCCGGCCGGCGCACCTGCCGCGGTTGCGGCAAGATCTGGCACGTCGAGTTCGACCCGCCGGCGGTGGACGGGGTCTGCGACCGGTGCGGCGGCGAGCTGTTCCAGCGCGACGACGACAAGCCGGAGACCATCGCCGAGCGCCTCCGGGTGTACGCGCGGGACACCCAGCCGCTGGTGGCCTACTACGGCGCCCAGGGCAAGCTCGTCGGCCTCGATGCGGTCGGGCCGGTCGAGGACGTGACCCAGCGCGCGTACGACGCTCTCGCGTCCTACGGCGGCTGA
- the rpmJ gene encoding 50S ribosomal protein L36, translating to MKVKPSVKKICNKCRVIRRHGRVMVICSDPRHKQRQG from the coding sequence GTGAAGGTAAAGCCGAGCGTCAAGAAGATCTGCAACAAGTGCCGGGTGATCCGTCGCCACGGCCGGGTCATGGTGATCTGCTCCGACCCGCGCCACAAGCAGCGTCAGGGCTGA
- a CDS encoding DUF1707 SHOCT-like domain-containing protein — MALQRGEGAAVDRQDMRVSDAERQEVAERLRTALGEGRLELDEYDQRVQSAYQAKTYRELAPLTADLPDVPMPMPPVEGRVREQQRSAHPNRTVALLSVVFVFIGLSVLLSVASGGVLVPFWPLFIFGFWGLARSGRYGRR, encoded by the coding sequence GTGGCTCTGCAGCGCGGGGAGGGGGCGGCCGTGGACCGGCAGGACATGCGGGTTTCCGATGCCGAGCGGCAGGAGGTCGCCGAGCGGCTGCGCACCGCGCTCGGCGAGGGCCGGCTCGAGCTCGACGAGTACGACCAGCGGGTGCAGTCTGCGTATCAGGCGAAGACCTATCGCGAGCTGGCGCCGCTGACCGCGGACCTGCCCGACGTGCCGATGCCGATGCCACCGGTGGAAGGGCGGGTGCGGGAGCAGCAGCGATCCGCCCATCCGAACCGGACGGTGGCGCTGCTCTCGGTCGTTTTCGTGTTCATCGGGCTGAGCGTGTTGCTCTCGGTGGCCAGCGGTGGGGTGTTGGTGCCGTTCTGGCCGCTGTTCATCTTCGGGTTCTGGGGTCTGGCCCGCTCGGGGCGGTACGGGAGGCGTTGA
- the rpsM gene encoding 30S ribosomal protein S13 → MARLVGVDLPREKRLEIALTYIYGVGRTRAAETLAKTGVSPDKRVRDLTDEELVQLRDWIEANYQVEGDLRREVASDIRRKIEIGCYQGIRHRRGLPVRGQRTRTNARGRKGPKRTVAGKKKPGKK, encoded by the coding sequence ATGGCACGTCTGGTTGGCGTCGATCTCCCCCGCGAAAAGCGGCTGGAGATCGCGCTCACGTACATCTACGGGGTGGGCCGGACCCGCGCGGCGGAGACGCTAGCGAAGACCGGCGTCAGCCCCGACAAGCGCGTCCGTGACCTCACCGACGAGGAGCTGGTGCAGCTCCGTGACTGGATCGAGGCCAACTACCAGGTAGAGGGCGACCTTCGCCGCGAGGTTGCTTCGGACATCAGGCGCAAGATCGAGATCGGTTGCTACCAGGGCATCCGGCACCGTCGCGGCCTGCCCGTCCGCGGGCAGCGGACCCGTACCAACGCGCGTGGACGCAAGGGTCCCAAGCGCACCGTCGCCGGCAAGAAGAAGCCCGGCAAGAAGTAG
- the rpsK gene encoding 30S ribosomal protein S11, whose product MPPKARAGAKKVRRKEKKNVAHGHAHIKSTFNNTIVSITDPTGAVISWASSGQVGFKGSRKSTPFAAQMAAEAAARRAMEHGMRKVDVFVKGPGSGRETAIRSLQGAGLEVGSIQDVTPQPHNGCRPPKRRRV is encoded by the coding sequence ATGCCGCCCAAGGCGCGCGCCGGTGCCAAGAAGGTACGGCGCAAGGAGAAGAAGAACGTGGCCCACGGCCACGCCCACATCAAGAGCACGTTCAACAACACGATCGTGTCCATCACCGACCCGACCGGCGCGGTGATCTCGTGGGCGTCGTCCGGGCAGGTCGGTTTCAAGGGCTCCCGCAAGTCGACCCCGTTCGCGGCGCAGATGGCGGCCGAGGCCGCCGCCCGCCGTGCGATGGAGCACGGCATGCGCAAGGTCGACGTGTTCGTCAAGGGTCCCGGTTCCGGCCGGGAGACCGCGATCCGGTCGCTGCAGGGCGCCGGGCTCGAGGTCGGTTCGATCCAGGACGTCACGCCGCAGCCGCACAACGGATGCCGTCCGCCGAAGCGGCGCCGGGTCTGA